The following proteins are encoded in a genomic region of Glycine soja cultivar W05 chromosome 17, ASM419377v2, whole genome shotgun sequence:
- the LOC114392917 gene encoding 36.4 kDa proline-rich protein-like, giving the protein MSPKSKAKAMFFILKIIMLNLLPPIYACGPCTPPRHHKHPPHHGGGRPKVSPPLPPIIINPPVVPPPVVIYPPPISPPYPPPHGGSPFPQRTCPIDALKLGLCLDVLGGLVHVGIGNPVENVCCPVIQGLLDLEAAICLCTVIRAKLLNLNIFLPLALQLLVTCGKTAPPGFVCPPLY; this is encoded by the coding sequence ATGTCTCCAAAATCAAAGGCTAAAGCAATGTTCTTcatcttgaaaataataatgttaaatcTTTTGCCACCAATATATGCATGTGGGCCATGCACTCCGCCACGTCACCACAAACACCCGCCGCATCACGGCGGAGGCCGGCCGAAAGTATCCCCTCCGCTGCCGCCGATCATAATCAACCCTCCGGTGGTACCGCCGCCGGTGGTGATATACCCACCACCAATCTCACCACCGTACCCGCCGCCGCACGGTGGCAGTCCTTTTCCTCAAAGGACTTGCCCAATTGATGCCCTAAAATTGGGGCTTTGCTTGGATGTGCTTGGAGGGTTGGTGCATGTGGGAATAGGGAACCCAGTTGAGAACGTGTGCTGTCCCGTTATACAGGGTTTGCTTGATCTTGAAGCTGCAATTTGTCTTTGCACTGTTATTAGGGCTAAGCTTCTTAACCTCAATATCTTTCTTCCTCTTGCACTTCAACTCTTGGTCACTTGCGGGAAGACTGCTCCTCCTGGTTTTGTTTGTCCACCTCTGTATTAA